The Papaver somniferum cultivar HN1 chromosome 3, ASM357369v1, whole genome shotgun sequence genome includes a region encoding these proteins:
- the LOC113359654 gene encoding protein MAINTENANCE OF MERISTEMS-like: MLKKKVDENCSRSNEPIPPLGQEHQFETPQPSKSSIMTYLRYQSYLHNLKNLRLDHARCIKLLKRQRGKHWPLSQECALVRNLVASTGLRPGILHLQWEYDSVVVSSFRERYWLETDTFHLLFGETTITPDDEKQITDLEFEGQSVFEGFDNNMSWTDLYILVQEILGWEKDETEMEFQLDGGYDPAEPHKPKIIKKLLLKNLRTKFEGTATKEREGQVMDETTVRRTTTTYLLYYLGTVFFPDNSGNRVNVHYLQLLKNLDNIKNYSWATATLAYLLDSLRKASRVGATEIAGNVALLMAWVYDHFPSLRPPTEWEEHDYGPTGKKFKFTGRQLTNKEDKLIQMREKIDSFTVEDVIFDPYLRIENGVDVRRFTETTGYVMTNPRRTLRQITHIQQRVVEENFKLSKQGSETKVPTIVLNYRPTSNHQPSSRSEETNDEEVVHGVGTSQRGGRGSHGGRRDGPKTRGGGSTNKRVVVAAMLSYGFMLVVCG, from the exons atgctgaagaagaaggttgacgaaAATTGTAGCCGTTCTAATGAACCAATTCCTCCATTAGGTCAAGAACATCAATTTGAAACTCCTCAACCGTCAAAATCAAGCATAATGACTTATttgag ATACCAATCGTACCTGCATAAtttgaagaacttacggttg GACCACGCAAGATGCATTAAATTGCTCAAGCGTCAAAGGGGTAAACATTGGCCATTAAGTCAAGAATGTGCTTTGGTTCGCAATCTAGTGGCTAGTACAGGACTAAGGCCTGGAATTCTTCACCTTCAATGGGAGTATGATAGTGTTGTGGTCTCTTCCTTCAGGGAACGATATTGGCTTGAAACCGATACGTTTCATCTTCTATTTGGAGAGACGACAATAACACCGGACGATGAGAAGCAAATTACTGACCTTGAATTTGAAGGACAATCTGTGTTTGAAGGTTTCGACAACAACATGTCTTGGACTGACCTTTATATCCTTGTTCAAGAAATACTTGGGTGGGAGAAAGATGAAACTGAGATGGAGTTTCAGTTGGATGGTGGTTATGACCCTGCTGAACCACATAaaccaaaaatcatcaaaaagctATTGTTGAAGAATCTGAGGACCAAGTTTGAAGGAACAGCCACAAAGGAAAGGGAAGGTCAGGTGATGGATGAAACAACAGTTAGGCGTACAACCACAACGTATTTGTTGTATTATCTTGGGACCGTATTCTTTCCCGATAACTCGGGAAATAGGGTCAATGTTCATTACCTACAACTGCTGAAGAATTTGGACAACATCAAAAACTATTCGTGGGCCACTGCAACCCTTGCATATTTACTTGACAGCCTAAGAAAGGCCTCTAGGGTTGGAGCTACTGAAATTGCCGGGAATGTTGCGCTTCTAATG gcatgggtttatgaccactttccgagcCTGAGACCTCCTACTGAGTGGGAAGAACATGATTATGGCCCTACGGGAAAGAAGTTCAAGTTCACTGGCAGACAACTAACGAACAAAGAGGACAAGCTCATTCAAATGAGGGAGAAAATAGATTCTTTCACTGttgaagatgttatctttgacccTTATTTGAGGATTGAAAATGGAGTTGATGTTCGTAGGTTCACAGAGACCACAGGTTACGTTATGACCAATCCTCGTCGAACTCTACGCCAAATTACTCATATTCAACAAAGGGTTGTagaggaaaacttcaaattatccaagCAAGGGTCCGAGACAAAAGTCCCCACCATTGTGCTCAACTACAGGCCAACTTCAAATCATCAACCTTCATCTAGAAGTGAAGagacaaatgatgaagaggtggtGCACGGTGTGGGTACTAGCCAAAGAGGTGGTCGCGGTAGTCACGGTGGTCGTCGTGATGGTCCTAAAACTCGTGGTGGTGGTAGCACCAACAAAAGGGTCGTGGTGGCCGCCATGCTTAGTTATGGATTTATGTTAGTTGTGTGTGGTTAG